A stretch of the Halorussus salinus genome encodes the following:
- a CDS encoding branched-chain amino acid ABC transporter permease gives MIESTLANLVVMAGFVDALGQFLRPGNLAAVFVDGLAKAAIYVMIAGGLTLIFGLMGVLNFAHGSMTMIGAYLGGLIMIGLVGGGTGFGANLLFFFVALAATFALLAGLGGVVEVGLIRRLYDRPPVYQILLTFGLTLILDELVRIAVLFYGMQPTSDWQSALGTKPNALAASVDLGIVSVSGLSLFEIAFGAATVAGLWAFLTRTRYGMIIRAGSEDAEMTEALGIDVRRVFTVVFALGAGVAGAAGTLLMWDPAWGASVPLAADTLLPAFVVVIIGGLGTFRGTVVAAVIVGMTDATMTWWFVNEIDFAGLPEMTIFLILVVMLILRPQGLFGVEEVGGH, from the coding sequence ATGATAGAATCGACACTGGCCAACCTCGTCGTGATGGCGGGGTTCGTGGACGCGCTCGGACAGTTCCTGCGGCCGGGGAATCTAGCCGCCGTCTTCGTGGACGGACTGGCGAAGGCCGCCATCTACGTGATGATAGCGGGCGGCCTGACGCTCATCTTCGGGCTGATGGGCGTGCTGAACTTCGCCCACGGTTCGATGACGATGATCGGCGCGTATCTGGGCGGACTGATAATGATCGGTCTCGTCGGAGGAGGAACCGGGTTCGGCGCGAACCTGCTGTTCTTCTTCGTCGCGCTGGCCGCGACGTTCGCGCTACTGGCGGGACTGGGCGGCGTCGTGGAGGTCGGTCTCATCCGACGGCTCTACGACCGCCCGCCGGTCTACCAGATTCTGCTCACCTTCGGGTTGACGCTGATTCTGGACGAACTCGTCCGCATCGCCGTGCTGTTCTACGGGATGCAACCGACCAGCGACTGGCAGTCCGCGCTCGGCACGAAACCGAACGCGCTCGCCGCGTCGGTGGACTTGGGCATCGTCTCGGTCAGCGGCCTCTCGCTGTTCGAAATCGCCTTCGGGGCCGCGACGGTCGCGGGCCTGTGGGCGTTCCTCACCCGGACCCGGTACGGCATGATAATCCGGGCCGGGAGCGAGGACGCAGAGATGACCGAGGCGCTGGGCATCGACGTACGCCGCGTGTTCACCGTCGTCTTCGCGCTCGGCGCGGGCGTGGCTGGCGCGGCCGGGACGCTCCTGATGTGGGACCCCGCGTGGGGTGCCAGCGTCCCCCTCGCGGCCGACACCCTCCTCCCGGCGTTCGTGGTCGTCATCATCGGCGGTCTCGGCACCTTCCGGGGCACCGTCGTCGCGGCGGTCATCGTCGGGATGACCGACGCCACGATGACGTGGTGGTTCGTCAACGAGATCGACTTCGCGGGCCTGCCCGAGATGACCATCTTCCTCATCCTCGTGGTGATGCTCATCTTGCGCCCGCAAGGGCTGTTCGGCGTCGAGGAGGTGGGCGGCCATTAG
- a CDS encoding SDR family NAD(P)-dependent oxidoreductase has product MSDEVTAPEFAPEDALVVDDDRFAPENAALVTGAASGIGRATALVLAENGLTVVGTDVDEEGLAETRERATDHDLPGTVETVAGDLREDVPAIVDAAADHGSIAFLANVAGMQHIDPIEEFPMAAYDRMQEVMVRAPVQLSKECLPHMRETGFGCVGNMASVHGHYVTSDKVAYNVAKFGIRGLTQSIAAESEETDADVRAFSVSTGYVKTPLVTDQIPDTAEQRGISVQEVVEDVMLGQSRSKEMMTPVEVANLFAFGFSKHASHLNGGDLRFDDGMTLTYE; this is encoded by the coding sequence ATGTCCGACGAAGTGACAGCTCCCGAGTTCGCGCCCGAAGACGCCCTCGTCGTGGACGACGACCGATTCGCCCCCGAGAACGCCGCGCTCGTCACGGGCGCGGCCTCGGGTATCGGACGCGCAACCGCGCTCGTGCTGGCCGAGAACGGACTCACCGTGGTCGGCACCGACGTAGACGAGGAGGGCCTCGCGGAGACCCGCGAACGCGCCACCGACCACGACCTGCCGGGCACCGTCGAGACCGTCGCGGGCGACCTCCGCGAGGACGTGCCCGCCATCGTGGACGCGGCGGCCGACCACGGGAGTATCGCGTTCCTCGCCAACGTCGCGGGGATGCAACACATCGACCCCATCGAGGAGTTCCCGATGGCGGCCTACGACCGGATGCAGGAGGTCATGGTGCGCGCGCCGGTCCAGTTGTCCAAGGAGTGTCTGCCTCACATGCGCGAGACCGGCTTCGGCTGCGTCGGCAACATGGCGTCGGTCCACGGCCACTACGTCACCAGCGACAAGGTGGCCTACAACGTCGCGAAGTTCGGTATCCGAGGCCTCACCCAGTCCATCGCCGCCGAGAGCGAGGAGACCGACGCCGACGTGCGCGCCTTCTCGGTCAGCACGGGGTACGTGAAGACGCCGCTCGTCACCGACCAGATTCCCGACACCGCCGAGCAACGCGGCATCTCCGTGCAGGAAGTGGTCGAAGACGTGATGCTCGGCCAGTCGCGTAGCAAGGAGATGATGACGCCCGTCGAAGTCGCCAACCTGTTCGCGTTCGGCTTCTCGAAGCACGCCAGCCACCTTAACGGCGGGGACCTGCGCTTCGACGACGGAATGACGCTGACCTACGAGTAG
- a CDS encoding ABC transporter ATP-binding protein, with product MLRTSGLTKEFGGLTAVDDVDFALEEGELCSLIGPNGAGKTTFFNLLTGVLTPTEGSVEVQREGGGWRDVTDATPYETASIGLHRSYQITNVFPTSTVLENVRVAAQAASNDGAKLWRNAGAFEEHREEAHRILDRVGLADEADTAAESLSHGAKRQLEVAIALAGDPDVLLMDEPNAGVSSESVDRIIDLIEDVATDHAVLLVEHNMDIVMNVSDRVVVLNQGAVIAEGTPDEVRGDPTVQEAYLGGYEAGSLDTDESAADAPDAGTDPEEGTA from the coding sequence ATGTTGCGAACCTCGGGATTGACGAAGGAGTTCGGCGGTCTCACGGCCGTCGACGACGTAGACTTCGCGCTGGAGGAGGGCGAACTCTGTTCGCTCATCGGCCCCAACGGTGCCGGAAAGACCACGTTCTTCAACCTGCTGACGGGCGTGCTGACCCCGACGGAGGGGAGCGTCGAGGTCCAGCGCGAGGGCGGAGGCTGGCGGGACGTGACCGACGCCACGCCCTACGAGACCGCGAGCATCGGCCTCCACCGGTCGTACCAGATCACGAACGTCTTTCCGACCAGCACGGTGCTGGAGAACGTCCGCGTGGCCGCCCAAGCCGCCAGTAACGACGGCGCGAAGCTCTGGCGAAACGCCGGAGCGTTCGAGGAACACCGCGAGGAGGCCCACCGAATCCTCGACCGCGTGGGACTGGCCGACGAGGCCGACACCGCGGCCGAGAGCCTGAGCCACGGCGCGAAGCGCCAGTTGGAGGTCGCCATCGCGCTCGCGGGCGACCCCGACGTGTTGCTCATGGACGAACCCAACGCCGGGGTCTCCTCGGAGAGCGTGGACCGCATCATCGACCTCATCGAGGACGTGGCGACCGACCACGCCGTCCTGTTGGTCGAACACAACATGGACATCGTGATGAACGTCTCGGACCGCGTGGTGGTCCTGAATCAGGGCGCGGTCATCGCGGAGGGCACCCCCGACGAGGTCCGGGGCGACCCCACGGTGCAGGAGGCGTACCTCGGCGGCTACGAGGCCGGAAGTCTCGACACCGACGAGAGCGCGGCCGACGCGCCGGACGCCGGGACCGACCCGGAGGAGGGCACGGCGTGA
- a CDS encoding helix-turn-helix domain-containing protein: MIDITMDMEQYDCPFIDTTDDHAVGFSAIQWDFDRVNDQLETRMMVEGDDRGALSDGLSALRGHENMHDYALLTRRDNVAHIRTVIGETDAMATIRDNDGYITGPFHIEEGSEVWHVGFDGIEEADTTLSELERGNEYDVLDRNNTELPEMQDFVQNAGAAMTLIEGCRDLSDVERETLETAVSDGYFENPRGATLGHLADEFDVSKPAVSKNLRRGQQKMIQRVVEALDELE, encoded by the coding sequence ATGATAGATATCACGATGGACATGGAGCAGTACGACTGCCCGTTCATCGACACTACCGACGACCACGCGGTGGGGTTCTCGGCCATCCAGTGGGACTTCGACAGGGTGAACGACCAGTTGGAGACCCGGATGATGGTCGAGGGCGACGACCGCGGGGCGCTCTCGGACGGTCTCTCGGCCCTGCGCGGCCACGAGAACATGCACGACTACGCGCTGTTGACCCGCCGGGACAACGTCGCGCACATCCGGACGGTCATCGGCGAGACCGACGCGATGGCGACGATTCGGGACAACGACGGCTACATCACCGGTCCTTTCCACATCGAGGAGGGAAGCGAGGTCTGGCACGTCGGCTTCGACGGCATCGAGGAGGCCGACACCACCCTCTCGGAGTTGGAGCGGGGCAACGAGTACGACGTGTTGGACCGCAACAACACGGAACTGCCCGAGATGCAGGATTTCGTGCAGAACGCCGGGGCCGCGATGACGCTCATCGAGGGGTGTCGGGACCTCTCGGACGTGGAGCGCGAGACGCTGGAGACAGCGGTCTCCGACGGCTACTTCGAGAATCCGCGGGGCGCGACGCTGGGCCACCTCGCCGACGAGTTCGACGTGTCCAAGCCCGCGGTGTCGAAGAACCTCCGTCGGGGCCAGCAGAAGATGATTCAGCGCGTCGTGGAGGCGCTGGACGAACTCGAATGA
- a CDS encoding ABC transporter ATP-binding protein, giving the protein MTLLEVENAHTYYGESHILEGVSLEVGEGEVVALVGRNGVGKTTTLRTILQLTPPSEGAVRYRGEEITGLETHEVADRGVGWIPEERRIFTQLSVEENVKVAVPEGNDVRAAVERAFETFPDLREHSDRDAGNLSGGQQQMLALSRGLVGDNDLLLVDEPSEGLAPLIVERVAEALNDAAEDTTILLVEQNLPLALDLADRFYVVDNGQVVESGNADETSADDERLRRYLSA; this is encoded by the coding sequence GTGACGCTACTCGAAGTGGAGAACGCTCACACCTACTACGGCGAGAGCCACATCCTCGAAGGCGTCTCGCTGGAAGTCGGCGAGGGCGAGGTCGTCGCGCTGGTCGGCCGGAACGGCGTCGGCAAGACGACGACGCTCCGGACCATCCTCCAGTTGACCCCGCCCAGCGAGGGCGCGGTCCGCTACCGCGGCGAGGAGATAACCGGACTCGAAACCCACGAGGTCGCCGACCGGGGCGTCGGCTGGATTCCGGAGGAGCGGCGCATCTTCACGCAACTCTCCGTCGAGGAGAACGTCAAGGTCGCGGTGCCCGAAGGCAACGACGTTCGCGCGGCGGTCGAACGCGCCTTCGAGACGTTCCCCGACCTGCGCGAACACAGCGACCGCGACGCCGGGAACCTCTCGGGCGGCCAACAGCAGATGCTCGCGCTCTCTCGCGGGTTGGTCGGCGACAACGACCTCCTGTTGGTGGACGAACCGAGCGAGGGACTCGCGCCGCTCATCGTCGAGCGGGTCGCCGAGGCGCTGAACGACGCCGCCGAGGACACGACCATCCTGCTGGTCGAGCAGAACCTGCCGCTGGCGCTGGACCTCGCCGACCGGTTCTACGTCGTGGACAACGGACAGGTGGTCGAGTCCGGGAACGCCGACGAGACCTCGGCCGACGACGAACGACTCAGGAGGTATCTCTCCGCATGA
- a CDS encoding SHOCT domain-containing protein encodes MNQSPDTSASTSTFRALHRLVEHYTPDGTIGRTLLGGTALFLAPVLFLGGSSVLFGGAFLPIVLFALASVVLSVPTLFVGLVTLWPVYLSLIGNVESPELYPDGASAPETDGERESAEAILKRRYAAGELSREEFERQLNAVLRTSSSDGRDGLTGDGRGRDDERREPARNR; translated from the coding sequence ATGAACCAGTCGCCCGACACCTCCGCCTCCACCTCCACGTTTCGCGCGCTCCATCGACTCGTGGAACACTACACGCCCGACGGAACCATCGGCAGGACGCTGCTGGGCGGGACCGCCCTGTTTCTGGCTCCGGTGTTGTTCCTCGGCGGGTCGTCGGTCCTCTTCGGCGGTGCCTTCCTGCCCATCGTGCTGTTCGCTCTCGCCTCGGTCGTCCTCAGCGTCCCGACGCTCTTCGTCGGATTGGTGACTCTCTGGCCGGTGTACCTCTCGCTCATCGGCAACGTCGAGTCGCCCGAACTGTACCCCGACGGTGCGAGCGCGCCGGAGACCGACGGCGAGCGCGAGAGCGCGGAGGCGATTTTGAAACGCCGGTACGCCGCCGGGGAACTCTCCCGCGAGGAGTTCGAGCGCCAACTGAACGCGGTGCTGAGAACGTCGTCGTCCGACGGGCGCGACGGACTCACCGGCGACGGGCGGGGCCGCGACGACGAGCGACGCGAACCCGCGCGGAATCGGTAG
- a CDS encoding ABC transporter substrate-binding protein, producing MDDSVSRRRWLTALGATGAAGLAGCTGGDGGQSTTTTTTSATDETTESGMTETTATTTEQASVSGKVKLGVLQPTSGDLKYYGQQALWGFYSGLAHKAGTDPIGDASTGTKSVTVGDVEYELVVRDTQFSAKKAQSLATDLVKNDEVDMLFGCASSGAANRVIKTVAKQAQVPYMVGPAASASVTSSSETCGNMVFRASENTAMDARSGGKYVANQSDVSKVYLFGADYSFGKAVVNNYEQVLKNEGVEILGKKFVPQGYSEWKGLLDNAQQAGAEGIVGGFTVATLPKLFTSYLNGDYDYRVFGGFATQITNSVVGQTLQKALGKPLTKEKLSNTGLGPFTTRYHWNQYDNDINSQFVDTYTSTYGVVPDLFTSGTFTAASAIAQAVTESGSTQGADIAEALRGMTVTETPKGENAYTFQEYNNQARSAMTVADPVPTTDEWADNWDAAVMPSEPLATIGAEESTIPKSGVDCSL from the coding sequence GTGGATGACAGCGTTTCACGGCGGCGATGGCTCACTGCACTCGGGGCGACCGGGGCAGCGGGACTCGCTGGCTGTACCGGCGGTGACGGTGGACAGAGTACGACAACTACGACTACGTCCGCGACCGACGAGACGACAGAGAGTGGCATGACCGAAACTACGGCGACGACGACGGAGCAGGCATCGGTCTCGGGTAAAGTGAAACTCGGCGTCCTTCAGCCGACCTCGGGCGACCTCAAGTACTACGGTCAGCAGGCGCTCTGGGGCTTTTACTCCGGACTCGCCCACAAGGCTGGCACCGACCCCATCGGCGACGCCAGCACGGGCACCAAGAGCGTCACGGTCGGCGATGTGGAGTACGAACTCGTCGTCCGGGACACCCAGTTCAGCGCGAAGAAGGCCCAGTCGCTGGCGACCGACCTCGTGAAGAACGACGAGGTGGACATGCTCTTCGGGTGTGCCTCCTCGGGCGCGGCCAACCGCGTCATCAAGACGGTAGCCAAGCAGGCCCAAGTCCCGTACATGGTCGGCCCCGCGGCGTCGGCCAGCGTCACGAGTAGCTCCGAGACCTGCGGGAACATGGTCTTCCGCGCGAGCGAGAACACCGCGATGGACGCCCGTTCGGGCGGGAAGTACGTCGCCAACCAGTCGGACGTGAGCAAGGTGTATCTGTTCGGCGCGGACTACTCGTTCGGCAAGGCGGTCGTCAACAACTACGAGCAGGTCCTCAAGAACGAGGGCGTCGAAATCCTCGGCAAGAAGTTCGTCCCGCAGGGCTACTCGGAGTGGAAGGGCCTGCTCGACAACGCGCAACAAGCAGGTGCAGAGGGCATCGTCGGCGGGTTCACCGTCGCCACCCTGCCCAAACTGTTCACGTCGTACCTCAACGGCGACTACGACTACCGCGTGTTCGGCGGCTTCGCCACCCAGATTACCAACAGCGTCGTCGGCCAGACGCTCCAGAAGGCGCTGGGTAAGCCGCTCACGAAGGAGAAACTCTCGAACACGGGTCTCGGCCCGTTCACGACGCGCTACCACTGGAACCAGTACGATAACGACATCAACAGCCAGTTCGTGGACACCTACACCAGCACGTACGGCGTGGTGCCCGACCTGTTCACCTCGGGCACGTTCACGGCCGCGTCGGCCATCGCCCAAGCGGTCACCGAGAGCGGTTCGACGCAGGGCGCGGACATCGCCGAAGCACTCCGCGGGATGACGGTCACGGAGACCCCGAAGGGCGAGAACGCCTACACCTTCCAAGAGTACAACAATCAGGCCCGGTCGGCAATGACCGTGGCGGACCCGGTCCCGACGACCGACGAGTGGGCCGACAACTGGGACGCCGCCGTGATGCCCAGCGAACCGCTGGCCACCATCGGCGCGGAGGAATCGACGATACCCAAGAGCGGCGTGGACTGCTCGCTGTAG
- a CDS encoding aldo/keto reductase, with amino-acid sequence MAQREELDDAQLLDGMPRLGLGTWENTDAGTCAESVRQALDMGYRHIDTAQAYDNEEYVGEGIADAEVDREEVFLATKIWTSNLSHEDVIHTSKESLDKLGTDYADLLYVHWPANEYDPEDTLSAFDQLYDDGLIENVGVSNFEPRHLDEARDVLDAPVFANQVEMHPLLPQDELVEYGQENDVNIVAYSPLARGKVFDVPEIEEIAEKHDASPAQVSLAWLLQRDGVAAIPKASSEAHIRDNWGALDLELDDEDVAKIEGIDRRERQVDPDFGPWN; translated from the coding sequence ATGGCTCAACGCGAGGAACTCGACGACGCACAGCTACTGGACGGGATGCCCCGACTCGGTCTCGGGACGTGGGAGAACACCGACGCCGGAACCTGCGCCGAGAGCGTTCGGCAGGCGCTCGACATGGGATACCGACACATCGACACCGCCCAAGCGTACGACAACGAGGAGTACGTCGGGGAGGGCATCGCAGACGCCGAGGTGGACCGCGAGGAGGTCTTCCTCGCGACGAAAATCTGGACGAGCAACCTCTCGCACGAGGACGTGATTCACACCTCCAAGGAGAGCCTCGACAAGCTCGGCACCGACTACGCGGACCTGCTGTACGTCCACTGGCCCGCCAACGAGTACGACCCCGAGGACACCCTCTCGGCGTTCGACCAGCTCTACGACGACGGACTTATCGAGAACGTCGGCGTCTCGAACTTCGAGCCGCGACATCTGGACGAAGCGCGGGACGTTCTCGACGCCCCCGTCTTCGCCAATCAGGTCGAGATGCACCCGCTCCTCCCGCAGGACGAGTTGGTCGAGTACGGGCAGGAGAACGACGTGAACATCGTGGCCTACTCGCCGCTGGCCCGCGGGAAGGTCTTCGACGTGCCCGAAATCGAGGAGATAGCCGAGAAACACGACGCCTCTCCGGCGCAGGTCAGTCTGGCGTGGCTCCTCCAGCGCGACGGCGTGGCCGCGATTCCCAAGGCCTCCAGCGAGGCCCACATCCGGGACAACTGGGGCGCGCTCGACCTCGAACTGGACGACGAGGACGTGGCGAAAATCGAGGGTATCGACCGGCGCGAGCGACAGGTCGACCCCGACTTCGGTCCGTGGAACTGA